The Amia ocellicauda isolate fAmiCal2 chromosome 16, fAmiCal2.hap1, whole genome shotgun sequence nucleotide sequence AAAATGTCGAGGGACACCACCAAATAAACAAGAACGTCATCCGTGTGACTGTCCCTTTCGATGGAAGGAATTTTCTAATAGATTCCAGACTCTATGGCTTCATGCCGTTTGTTAACATTTAtgaattggtttaaaaaaagttgACTGATCCTCCTGGTCTTCTCCTCAGGAGGAAGAGGACATCGACTGTGAGGAAGAGCAGGAGGACTCGTTCACCGACACGGAGGAGGACCTGGGGGCGGTGGAGGAGCAGCGCAGCATCATCTTGCACCTGCTCTCGCAGCTCAAACTGGGCATGGACCTCACCAGGGTGCCACACTCATTACTCTCTCTGTTACTGAGCTGGATCTGGCTGAGGCTTATAGTGGAGGCAACGCAGTTGAGCAAAACAAACTAACACTTTGATTTTGTTAAAACTTAGTCTCCGTCATAGTCACAGGGTCAGCTGTAAGACTAGTTAACCTTTTCATTGGTTGGATTGACGTGCTGTTCTCCCTGACGTGAACATGTCCATCCTCATCCCCTGCAGGTGGTCCTGCCCACCTTCATCCTGGAGAAGCGCTCGCTGCTGGAGATGTACGCCGACTTCATGTCCCACCCGGACTTGTTCGTCACCATCACAGACGGTGCTGGCCCCGAGGAGCGCATGATCCGCTTTGTGGAGTATTACCTCACCTCCTTCCACGAGGGCCGCAAGGGGGCCGTCGCCAAGAAGCCCTACAACCCCATCATCGGGGAGACTTTCCACTGCTCCTGGAGCGTGCCCAGGGACCCGGCACAGAGAGGgggcttctcctcctcctcccagggCAGCCTCAACAAGGACCTGCCGGAGGCGGGCGGGGAGGCGCCGGACTGTTACCACGTGCGCTTTGTGGCGGAACAGGTGTCCCATCACCCGCCCGTGTCTGGCTTCTACGCCGAGTGCCAAGAGAGGAAGATGTGCGTGAACACCCACGTGTGGACGAAGAGCAAGTTTATGGGCATGTCCATCGGGGTGTCCATGATCGGGGAAGGTAGGCATGGTCCCTGTTCTGCGTGTCCTTGTGGTGGATAGCTTCACCCTCTGGAGAACGTCCGTGTGCCAGGGTGGGGGATCGGTCTTTCCCATGCATCAATGTTTAGGAAACCATTTTACCCACGGATAACAATGCAAACCCCCAGTTTTAACGTGGGTTAGAGCAGTATTTATCTGTCTTTcatctgtgttgtgtgctggcAGATTGGTGAGCCTCAGAGCCTCATTTGGGAAAGAATACACCACTAACTGCACATTGAAATCGAGAGCTACCGTCTCGTTTCCTCCCAGCACAAAATGTAAGGGCCATGGCGTTAGAGGAGCCAGGCCAACATGTCAGCGTATCCAGTACCTCGTGAGGCCGATACTTGGAGTTGTTCAGTTAGATTCTCTTCATGCCTGGACATCTTAAAGAATATCTTTATTTAAAACCCATTTCCTCAAGATTGAAAGGCAGGATTCGCTTATCGGTGAACACCCAGTAAACAGGATTGTTCCTTCGCTGGTCACCGAGGCTGTAGTTTGGTATTTCTGCTGCCCCCCAATAATAACTTCAAATTTGAAGCAATTATTCTTGGAATAAAGACTTTCTGTACTCTGCACCTTAAAAGAGAATTATCTGTGGTAAACTGTGCCCTTTTATCAATAACTGGGTGCTGAAATGGAGCTGAATTTGTGCCTCTTGTATTGTTTAGTTCAAATATGTAGTTTTTATCATCCATaccttcaaaaagaaatctgtaGATGTGTGAATAGTTAATCATAATGTCATTTAGAAATGATTGCTAGTGTTGAGGTGTTTgcaaaaaactaacaaataatcTGGTTTCTGTTTCCatttgagtgagtgtgtaaaaTATTGCTTACGTTTCTAACTATCTTTTTTCCTCGTGACTTGATTGCGCTGTTCCAAAGCATCGTGCACTTCTTATAAAACACACACTCGAGCGATTTCCCACAGACGTGCGTAGGCATGgcactctgcttcagatttgTTGAAACAGCTACCGGATTGTCTAAATGACTAATGCAAAGCTGGGCTTGGCCATAACAATACacatttgtctctctccatGTGTCCCTGTCTGTGTGCTGGTTGCATGTGGCGTCTGggcagggctgctgtgtttGCTGGAGCACGGCGAGGAGTACACCTTCACGCTGCCCTGCGCCTACGCCCGCTCCATCCTCACTGTGCCCTGGGTGGAGTTGGGCGGGAAGGTGAACGTCAACTGCGCCAAGTCTGGCTACTCGGCCGCCATCACCTTCCAGACCAAGCCCTTCTACGGGGGCAAACTGCACAAGTAAGCTGCAGGGTTTGGCTTTTCAATTGCTTGTTTTTCCCCTTTGAAAATCTAATGGATTGGAGCTAAATGTAATGCCAGACGATCATTTTTGCTCTCTTTCTTTTTGGGAATTTCATTTTCTGAGAAGAGCACAGGAGACCTAAGTGTTTACTAAGCGTTTAATTCACAAATAGAACAAAATCCTTTTATCAGTGACTGAAAATAGATATAAACATTTTGCCGGACTTCAGAGTGTCTGTAAACTAAGTGTTTGTCGTATCGGTGAAGTTAATTGGAGCTGTACTCTTCCAGAGATTTGCTTGGCCTTATTTTGTGATAATTCATCTTCTCCCTGATCCCCCACCCCCGCAGAGTAACAGCCGAAGTGAAGCACAACCCCACCAACGCCGTGGTGTGTCGAGTGCAGGGCGAGTGGAATGGAGTCCTGGAGTTCACTTACCACAACGGGGAGACCAGGGTGGTGGACGTCACCCAGCTGCCCGTCACGAAGAAGAGGGTGCGGCCCAACGAGATGCAGGGCCCCTACGAGTCCAGGTGACACGCCCGCCGGACACTGAGACCGCTCTTCAGTGACCAGAAACAAGTCCCTCAAGTGATTGACGCACAGATTTCCCAGCATGCACGTCGCCATCTTTTCATAGACTGTGTTAAGATGCAGACTTGTTgccgttttattatttttcccctcTTCAAATCGactaaaactaacaaaaaattTCCCGCTCGTCGCAGGCGTCTGTGGCAGAACGTGACCGAGGCACTTCGGAAAAAGGACATCGACAAGGCGACTGAACACAAATGCTTCTTGGAGGAGAGGCAGAGGACGGAGGAGAGGCACCGCATCGAGACGGAGACGCCGTGGCGGACCAGATATTTCCAGAGCGAGGTGAGGCACCGCGGCGGGGTCTGTGCATTTCTGATGCTGTGGGAGAATTGCATTAAAGCTACTAAGAGTCGATCGTTTTGAAGGGGGAAATTCACAGTCTGttctgattatttttaatgttttaaatgacttCTGTAGATTAGGAATCGGATGGCATAGTAAGATTTGAAACGACTGCCTCCTTTTCGTTTCAGGGCGAAGGCTGGGTGTATCACAAACCATTATGGAAGACGTTGGTCCCAAATCCCTAGACGCGCCGCCTCCCCATCTGTTTCCCCGGAATTAAAGCTCCATACGTTTGCATTGAGGTTTAATTTAGCCATgtgggtttttattttaatttgttttaagaataaagaaattatttaaaaactcaCCTTTTTCCGATTTGCAAAACAAGCCACTGGTGTGCGTTCGTAATGTACAAAACcgaacacacacccacacacacacacacacacaatggggcACTTTAACCTTCAGTAAAACCCGACACGGtgcatattttataatattgaaTGAACTTTTGTATATTCAAATACTAACAGTCTTCGAGTCACTCTGTATTGTTGTACAGGTACTTTACTGATGCTGCCTTAAACAGATGGGTTTTGGCAGCGAAGAGCAATGCTGCAGTTTGCTCATGCTCGATGAACTGGACTTGCCGTTTTATCTCTTCAGGGAGTTTTAGCACACAATGCCATGTCTGAGAGGTCCGTCCGACCTCCGTAACCTTCCCTTCATGTGATATGAACATGGGATCTGGGCACCCATGAGGGCACGAAACTGGAAACCTTTCACTAGGAGATCGAGGTCTCGGTAGCAGTCCCTGTCGAAGATGTCTTTTCTACTCCGTTTGTACTTCGCCGCTGTTGACCGATTATCTGAATCCGAGAAGCTCTCACTGCAGAGAGATACGAGTCTCCTGACGAGTTCAAAAGCTGATGTTACCCTCAATCTCCAGTGTTTTGACCAAATGTCATGCGGTCGCTCAACACCGAGGTTCAAACCTGGCTCAAGCCGGCGTTCACCTTGGTGTTTGGAATATTTATCCTCAGACGAGCCATGAAATGCCGCACTTCGGTTTGGGTGCAAAGagtgttttttatatttctgtGGTGATTTTCCTTTGAGGTGTGGAATCTATAGCCTTTTTCCTCTTGACATGAAAtgcattatttgtattgattcgGTTTATTCTTTGAGATGCAATCTTCCCAACATGATTCTTTCTCATCTAAGTGTCGTTTGTGTGAATTGTATAATGTTGTGCAGTCGGTGTTCAATTAATTGTGTACTCTTCCCTTAAAAATTATTTCACTACAATCCAATCGCTGACATACTGGGGACAGTAATTAGTAATTTGTGTACTTTAGTTCATTTTGAAATCCATGCCAGACTACAAGTTTCTTTCTGTGTCCAGCTTTTAGACCATGTTCATACTGCAACCCATTTGATAATTTCCCCCAAAAGTAAAAACATAAATTCAACTTCAATTTGAGTGAAATATTGTCGTGGAAAAAAGCACAACCAGAATAGAGAGTGTTCAAATATTGAGACGTCATACTGGAAAGATTGCAACTGAATGAAGAAGTGAACTTTATTTCAAGACTACAGTACTATGTAACTGGTTCTTAATCTGTGTCGTGCATTTTTTGCACTTTTATTTCTTCCTCCTTTTTCGGTCTCTAAATGCAATAGAGAGCCTGTGCTTGAATATACGTGTCAAATTGATTGAAAAGTGTGGAAATAATCGCATGTGCAGTGAACCCCATTGCATCCACAAGACCGGTCCGATTTCACCCCAGGAGCCGCGTTGAGGGCGCTGGATGTTGGTCTTTACTATAAGCTACCTTACTCTCCAGTGTGGTGCCTTAGCCATTTCATCTGTGCATTTGTCTTCCAGTCTGTGTATATAGCATGTCCTAGACCCTCCTCAAAGATAGTCCGACGTCTCCTTACATCATAGCTAAAAGAGACATGGCATTTATACATAtaccgtatatatatatataatagtttttttatcattattattttcttcattgCTGAAAGACATCAATAACACCTACTTGGGGAATCTGTGAACTGAGAACTTATTATTAAAAGTGTAATGCCCTCTACCCTTGTCATTGTGCCGTGATCGAGCGGCTCTTAAAGTGGTGATTAAATGCACATTTGGTTCCCTGACCGTTATGTACATCTTGCTAACCTGTGAAATGCACTGACATCTTTTAAGAGGTCATTCCTTGTAGTCTTGGCAGATAAGTGTGATGAAGAATGAATAAAGAAAACTACTAATCCATTTTTGGCCAGgttttgtttccatttgttGTTTAGGCATTTCcccgttttatttttgttcttatgttttaaGGTTTGCAATCCATTCTGATATCTTGATTTATCATCCTGGGTTCTGCCTTTTATTATCACCAAGGCTGctaaataaatcattataattacaaatactaatatatatttctgatcGGACATTTACCTCCTCTAATTCCTGTACTCTTATTTACCATTAAGGTTTCTTCCAGCCTCTACTGTGTTGCTCAAATTAATTCTGTAATGTGAAATTATTAGTCAGGAAAACAAAAGTTGAAATATTTTTatggtttaatttgtttatgcTGCCCTCTAGTGACTGGAGACTCAGTCCAGACCTTTTCTCTGGAAATCAGAACATCCTGGCATGtgcaaatcattaaaatattggTATTTCATTCAGTCGTAATGCCCAGGTTTACAAATGCCATACAAGTCTTTCCATATTGACTCTGAGGGAATACTTTTCTAACTGGTGTATTAGTTCAGACcacttcctttttttaaatggtgaaTTCCAGTAAATGATTTCTGCACATCTGTTTGAAAGGTCATTGCTGGAAAAGAAAGACACATTCACTGCAGATAATTCCCCAAAATAGCCCAAATCACAGTCTGAGTTACAGCTCAGATGTGAGGCGTGTGCTGTTCTCGGACATCCAGGACATTTTAGTAACGGAAACTGAACACCGAAGGTTAAGGGTGTGTTTTACTGAATGTAGTTTAAGAAGATCACAGATGAGGTGTTTAGGTTGAGAAGAGCTCTATTTCTCCAGGTCTAACGTCTCATTAGAAACATTTAGGACTATCttataaaacaatgttaaatcgCTGTGTCTACACAAGAAATCCCCTTAAACTTTGTACAAAAGTAATGTTCTTTTGATTATGTAATTCTTGAAATAAGCAGACACTGACAGAGTAATCAAAAATATTACACCCAAAAGGAATAGATTGGCCAAAGagataattaacactttttatAAAACGTTATTGAATACAAAAGCTGTACAAATGTGACACCAgttcacaataaacacaatatattgtatttgGTTACAATGCTGTTACAATGATGTTCTCCATCATCATCAACTACATTAGGTACTTGATCATTCCTTCatgttcatttttcattttaaagcctgaattcatgttttgttctgtttgttaaCTCTACGCATTACAGTGCACTGGGGAGGGCGGGTGTATATAACTGATCAATTAGTTTATATCTTAATCAACACAATGAATCACTGCATTGTTTGAGTACATGGTTCCAAATTACAGATGTGCATATATTTGATtattactgtgtgtatatatatgtatgtgtgtgtgtgtgtgtgtatattttgtattcttaAGCAGTCAAACAGAGGTGGTCATATTGGGTTAATTCcaaataattttacatttataattcaCACCCTGGCTGTATATGGTTACCATAAATTCTTTGACTTGAGCAGTTTTTTCCAGAGGCTTGGAGCCAAAAGCAAGTGCACGGCTCTGGATTCCTCGTTTTCAAGAGCACTTGGCTGAGGTCACAGCCAACTCACAGCCAGCCATGTGTTCAAACCCAGAGAGCTTCCCCGTGCCGGACCTGCCACCTGGCATCGGTGTGGGAAAAAACCCGAACCAGAATCAGACCAGGAAGCCGAGCGCACAGTAAGTGTTACTCGTATGAACTTGGGCATAACATTCATCTGAACCATTGAGCACTTGCCTTTTTAATCTGATGCAACACACCTTTGTGTAAATGtgttcagtgtatatatatatatatatatatatatatatatatatatatgtgtgtgtgtgtgtgtgtgtgtatatatataggtatGGACAAATATTAAagattgatgatgatgatgaattaTCCATTATGATTATGCCATTCATAAATCAGCTTATATTGTCCACACTAAAGGGCatttgagggggaaaaaaacaaggtatatatatatatgccaatCAGTAACTATTCAGCCATGCTTATTGGCTAATAAGAGAGTAAATATGTGACTTGACCTGATTTTAACCGACGTTTAATAGGGCTAATTTATTAACCTTCCGATAGTAAATCTGAATTACAGGGCCCTGTTTTTTGTGACTCAAAGCCAGTTAGGAAGCAGCATCAATCACATGACTTTTCAAATGACTAGCAGAGTGAAATTGCGTTACACACAGAGGTCTGTTTTCCGGATGGTAACAGCGCGATATCTAAAGAGCTGCATTAACGCGGGCCCAACTAATGCCTTTATGATTTAAATCAGCGTGATGGCTACTATAAAAGACAGCGCTTTGGCAGAGATCAGTCAAATGTAACTTGCATGTGCTGTACAGACCAAAAGCCTTttcttgtaaatgtttttttttgttgttgagttTTTCATTTCAGAATTTAATCCGGTCTAGTTATTTTCTGTTGAATTGCAATGTGCGTTTCTCATTCCTCAATTCTACTACAATGTAGTTGATTTCAAACTATATCACCTGCGGATCATACAGACTCAATTTAAAAGACCGTggaacaaaattaaaatcatcTTTTAAATGCTATCCATCTCCAGATCTTTCCTTCATGCTATCCTTAGAATTGTTCGACCAAAACAAATCTATAGTCTTTATAAAGGGCTTCCATAACAAGAAACCCAATTCAGAGGTGACGACCCACACATGTAGAAAATGGTCGCTTTGCTTTAGGAAGTTAAACTTTGTTTATACAGGGGGATGGACTGTATATTTTTACATGGCCATATGATATGTTCTAGTGCTATAAACACTGTAGAGCACACAGGCGCGTAAAAGACTGCAGACCTTCGGAATCAAACGCACCAAGTTAAGACAAATGAccctgaaaaacaacaaaactccTCGGTTACAAATGAAAAGACCGATCAAGTGAATGTGTTAGATTTCAAAAGCAGGCATTGTTTCAGCAGAGACGTGGAACTATTGGTTAAAAACAATGTGAGAAGCAGCTGTTTATTCCTTTGGTTTCGTCTTGAGATGATGTGGCTTTTGTTTATTGTAGTTTCTTTGACaaatttgccttttttttttttttgcaagagcCCGGGATTAATCAAGCTCAATATCCAAAGAAGACACCATAGCCATATTTTGTCTTTCTATTCTTGGGAGTGCTTCAGGCCAGAGCCAAGACAGGCCAGACCACACAGCTGCCTGGGAaactgtgtgttcatgtgaGGCAAAGAGAAATCTAGCTCGTTATAATGGGTCTTTTACTATAGTTATACTGGGTCTTATACTATAGTTATGATAGGTCTTTTATAAGATTACaagtaataaaaaagtaaaGCCTCAATTGgtacatttcacatttaataTATTGATGCAATATCCTTTTTAAACTGCTTTTGTTCTGTTTACTTCAAAGGGGGCTTCGGTTAGAGTGGTTAAATTCTGCTTTAAAGAATCGTATCATGCAGAACAATGATCACatctctttaaaaataaaaatcccacTCTTTCTGTATCTGAGAGCAATGAAAAAGTCTTCAGTGATATAAAATGTTCATAAATGCACAGCGATAGAATATCTGAGATACATCATAAAAAGAGACCAGCTCTTTTTTTTTCGTGAAGCAGTATCTTGTCCACATCTTCAGCCCTGCTCCATCCAACGGGTCCAGGATATCTCAAAGTTTAAACCACTCCTGAGGTCTGACTACACAGAAGTGCACATCCTGGGAACGAGCCCCACAGCGCTCCGATTTCTTCGCTGGCCTCTACACCTCGGTCACAAGCTGCACAGTCGCAATCCCGTCAAGGGCCGAGGGTTTCTGGACGTCGCTACTCGCTGGTTTCCTCTGCTCGGGGCCCGCGGGGAAGCGGGGgtggctgttgttgttgttcaggaTGTCCTCGCTCTGCTCCTGCCCCATCGCAGAGAAGCGCTCCTGCACGCAGTGGGCCGTGAGTCGGGCCTCGGGGTCGTGGTCCCAGCACTCCTGGATAGTCGCACACAGGAACTTCATGCCCTGTGGCCGGCACCAAGAGATAGGGAGGACATACATTTTAGCTAGAGTCTTAGATTAAGTTTAATGTTATTCTTGGATGCCCAAACAGCTGGAGCCATAGTTCTCTCACCTTAATAATGACTTTTTTTGCAGAATAATGAAGTCAGTGCAATACAGTGATGACTAATTAAACAAAAGGAATGGACAGTATATCCAGTATTGAATCAATGATACACTTGCACACCTTTAACGTGCCGCGTATCAAGGACGTCTTTATCGCTGAGTTTACAGGATGGGTACACAATGCCTTTCTGTACAATATTATGATTCTGGTTCATAGAATTGTATAATTATTTCATTCATCTTCACTATTCTGAACACATGGAACAGTTTGTCAGAAGACGGGTCAGCCTGGCTGAGTCAGACATTTCCCGAAACCGTAAACGTGTTTTGAAAAGACCGAGAAAAAGACAAGTAAAAACGAAGAAGAAATGACGATGGTCTGCAGGTGTATTCTCACTGCCAGCTCATCCTCTATCTCGCATCGCTGCTGTTATCCGTCTCCCCTCCTCTGCCAGCCGTACCTGATGTATCTGCCAGTTGCTGGGAATGTCCGGCCGGCCCCGATCCCGGAGAACCAGGTCCCTCATGCTCTCCACACACGGCTGCTCGCAGACCTTGGAGCCGAACGCCGGCTCATAGCTCTTCACCTCTGACGGGGGGGAGAACAATGTCACAGAGTCACCTCGGGTTTGGTGTTGCCGATAGACTTGCTACAAACATCTTCTGAATGCATTGTGATGTGTGCCAAGTCCAACAGAATTTCGGTAAAAGttcatgcaaaataaatacattttggattACACGTCATATAACATACATACGGTAAGAGCTAATGTAAAAGTTCTTAAAGGAGTCTCTTACCCCCTATGACATCACACCTCGATGACATTTCCCATAAGACCAGGGCCATGGAGTACACGTCCATCTGTTTGAAGGACTCCAGATCCTCTAGGTTGACACGAGACTCTAGGACCTCTGGTGCCATGTAGCGAGCAGTACCGACCTGCCACGGACACACAGGAGAAAGGCTGGTAAAGTGATCAAggctattttcattttattttacaattataaTGGTTAACCACATTTAATAGTCATAATATGTCGTCAAATTTGTGTGATAAAATTAACTCCCTTAATTTCCCTACCTGCCCACTGTTGGCAAAGTCATCCACCGTGAGAGAGAGATCCAGTCTGAGCGCCAGCCCGAAGTCACACAGAACGCACTCTGTCTTGTTCTTCACCACGATGTTGGTGCTCTTGAGGTCGCGGTGGGCGATGGGGATCTTGGGCACCCCGCAGGTCGTGTAGTCACTGTGGAGGTGGGCCACACCTCGAACCATTGACCCGGCCATCAGATGCAGCTCTGTCCAGCTGAGCACGTGATTGGTCAGGTATTCCTGCAGGTTTCCCAGGCTGTGGTAGGCCGTGATGAGCCAGTATTGCTTCTGTACCCCGCTGCCCCTCTCCTCGGCCGTGAGGAACTGCAGCACGCTCTCGTGTTTGAGGTTGATGTCCGAGAAGATCTTGCGCTCATTCTTCCAGGAGGAGTACTCCACCGCGGGGAAAATCTTGACGGCCACCGTCTCGTACTGGCCCGAGGCGTTGTGGTTCAGCCTGGCCCTCCAGACCTCGGCAAAGCGGCCTTTTCCCACCATCGCTTCCAGCTCAATGGGCAGCAGCTCCGTGTTGTGGTTGATGTTGTTGGCGCACGTGGAGGAGATATCCGAGTGGCCGTCGTCAATGATGCCTCCCAGCTTCCCATTGTACTCCCCATTGTGCCTGCTCTCTGGGATGTCCAGGGACTGGTAATGGGTACGTTTGGGAGACCAGTCTTTGGGATGTTTGTTCTGTTGCCGGGTGCGGTAAAGGTAAAATGCCATGGTGGCTATGATGGCAACCAAGAGAGGTGGGAGCAGGCTGATCACTACCACAGGAATGATATCCTTGCTTTGTAACCTCGAGTACCCTGATGAGAAAATACAACTACGTTTTAGAATGACAGTAAGACAgcaatgtttgttttctgtgccTTTTTCaataacacatgcatatacagacgggtgacaaattaaagggaaaaagCTGAATAattgagtggaggaacataacgaatgcagatgcctccaaacaggtgtactgcatgatacaattaagcagttaacatcctatcatgcagtgtggcatgtatacaaatgctgagcaggcccagttgacctggATTTTGGATTAAGAttgcaagaggaaaggatctaagtgactttgaaagagggggcattattggggcacgaatggcaggagcttcagtcacacagacgctcaactggctagtgtttcaataggaactgtgactaaagttacatctgcatttagatctatgggaaagacatcagtaaacagGGTTGGAAACTGTGGTGGAAAGCATTATGTaaagaaaacagaagagcaactctttcccaggtgactgagtgtcaatgcaggatgtgatcagactgtgtcagcaagaacagtccgtcAAGAATGACACAGAGAGGGGTATTATAatagggttgcagtgcataaacccctcagtataaagacaaatacacatttgagagttcagttgtgcaaaaaccataggcactggtctacagagatgtggacaaaagtgatctggtcagatgagtcatccttcatcatattctggacaagtgggcgagtgcatgtgtgggacacggtacaggcctgactgctggacccctacagtgagggggtccggaggctctgttatgctgtgggggggcattttcctggcatgtttgggtccacttgtccccttagagggaagggtcactgcacaTCATGACAAAgtgattctgagtgatcacctttatcctatggtgacacatttctatcctgatgggaatgtctcttccaggatgacaatgcccccatccacagggcacgagggtcactgaatggtgtgatgagtatgaaaatgatgtgactcatatgctatggccttcacagtcaccagatctcaacccagttgaacacctatgggagattgtggactgacgtgttagacagcgctctccaccaccatcatcaaaaccccaaatgagggaatatcttttggaagaatggtgttcatccctccagtagagtcagagactcgtacaatctgtgccaagatcattgaagctgttctggcagctcatggtgaccaacaccttactgagacactttatgttgttttttcctttaatttgtcacctgtctgtatatctcTCCCTATACAAAAATCAGACTATATAGCTAAACAGCTAGAGAACATTAAGTACTAAAAAGGATGGGGGAGCGGATTTTGTCAGGACTGCTATATTAATGAGCTTCTCCTTGTGCAATAGCGGGAATCTGTAGCTGGCACTCATATCCTTTTCTATAACGGAGAGTAATGGTTCTCAACAACTTTGAAGAGCTCAGCACTTTTGAACAGAGACTGAACGACCTTGGGAATCTATCCCAGCATTCAAACCACCCATATTTCACCCCAATTAGTGGTATAAGAGATGCTGAATTTCAAGAAATCACAAACAGGACAGGGAAGTTTGACCTTTCACAACAAGATTCACTAAAACAGAGACAACAATGGCAGGAAAATATTAGTCACACGTCATTTTGAACGGATTTTACCGTTGAAGCCCTTTTCAAATATCAGCTTGTCGTTGCACTCATGCTCATTCACACAGGCGCAGATGTACACAGTGCCTTCATCAGAGGACTGCTGCACCATCCGGCACTCGCTGCTCGAGTAATTGGACAGCACGATGTCCTCTAGCGCGTGCTGGGGATGGTGGCACAGCGTCCGGACACTCACGTTCCCGTTGTCCTGCCTCCTGGATCGGACGCAAACAGACACAACTTTGAATCACGGTGGGGCAAAGATAATTAAAGAGAGAGAAGTCCAGTTCTGTActacagtttttttatttttgtcatagTTGTGGTAGTGTTGTTTTTAGTTTAGACATTAAGAACACCAACTTGACTTgctacatgtatatttataatagAAAAAAGATGCACTTCAGAAAGcctggataaaaacaaaattaagtcCAACataatccatgtttatttatataaaaataagttaaacaTAATTTAGCAGTTGTAATACTCCCTCGATTTATTCAAGAATTTCCTAGATATATTTAAGACATTCCAAGAAAATCAGATATGCGAC carries:
- the osbpl11 gene encoding oxysterol-binding protein-related protein 11, with amino-acid sequence MQGETTAMRISDSEGKLELYAQTKNPSAGRGNSKSWQYSDHMENIDGYLMKYTNLVTGWQYRFFVLNNDTGMLEYFVNEQSRPQKPRGTLLLAGAVISPSDEDSHTFTVNAISGEQYKLRAADAKERQHWVSRLQICTQHHTEAIGKNNPPLKSRSFSMASQGSSNSPLNQRRASQNAASFFSQMPKGTSTSSSKRSLQPDHLVDVREMMTQAQGQHKDLIQTIEGLPPATGLSPLDQDLLMLKATSMATMNCLNDCFHILQLQQVARQKGPQPGATIEWLEPKLADHLKNGNTLQSFSVEEDKPASDCRESVSTEPCDLAGEEEDIDCEEEQEDSFTDTEEDLGAVEEQRSIILHLLSQLKLGMDLTRVVLPTFILEKRSLLEMYADFMSHPDLFVTITDGAGPEERMIRFVEYYLTSFHEGRKGAVAKKPYNPIIGETFHCSWSVPRDPAQRGGFSSSSQGSLNKDLPEAGGEAPDCYHVRFVAEQVSHHPPVSGFYAECQERKMCVNTHVWTKSKFMGMSIGVSMIGEGLLCLLEHGEEYTFTLPCAYARSILTVPWVELGGKVNVNCAKSGYSAAITFQTKPFYGGKLHKVTAEVKHNPTNAVVCRVQGEWNGVLEFTYHNGETRVVDVTQLPVTKKRVRPNEMQGPYESRRLWQNVTEALRKKDIDKATEHKCFLEERQRTEERHRIETETPWRTRYFQSEGEGWVYHKPLWKTLVPNP
- the tgfbr2l gene encoding TGF-beta receptor type-2: MGYCWTFTAATSVLIHSFYVHVLAFTHINSNFCKWCDYSRPQCEENICSTNCSIGSFCSQADEICVAIWRQDNGNVSVRTLCHHPQHALEDIVLSNYSSSECRMVQQSSDEGTVYICACVNEHECNDKLIFEKGFNGYSRLQSKDIIPVVVISLLPPLLVAIIATMAFYLYRTRQQNKHPKDWSPKRTHYQSLDIPESRHNGEYNGKLGGIIDDGHSDISSTCANNINHNTELLPIELEAMVGKGRFAEVWRARLNHNASGQYETVAVKIFPAVEYSSWKNERKIFSDINLKHESVLQFLTAEERGSGVQKQYWLITAYHSLGNLQEYLTNHVLSWTELHLMAGSMVRGVAHLHSDYTTCGVPKIPIAHRDLKSTNIVVKNKTECVLCDFGLALRLDLSLTVDDFANSGQVGTARYMAPEVLESRVNLEDLESFKQMDVYSMALVLWEMSSRCDVIGEVKSYEPAFGSKVCEQPCVESMRDLVLRDRGRPDIPSNWQIHQGMKFLCATIQECWDHDPEARLTAHCVQERFSAMGQEQSEDILNNNNSHPRFPAGPEQRKPASSDVQKPSALDGIATVQLVTEV